In Raphanus sativus cultivar WK10039 chromosome 5, ASM80110v3, whole genome shotgun sequence, the following proteins share a genomic window:
- the LOC108863611 gene encoding deSI-like protein At4g17486 has product MLKGEAEPKQKKGWSESLLEFREKMKTEPKKRWRSLAPLHLKSKSVARFCFFSKLKSNNYGPGRAPVYLNVYDLTPINGYIYWAGLGIFHSGVEVHGVEYAFGAHDYANSGVFEVEPRQCPGFKFKKSIFIGTTNLNPAQVREFMENMACSYYGNMYHLIVKNCNHFCQDACYKLTGKKIPKWVNRLAEIGSVCSCILPESLKITAVCHDPDEQIPEEENEKRSLTSSFSCLSSISMRQKQLSTSSLFLQSPLRGCLPPFQLKRSKSNSSSLKER; this is encoded by the exons ATGTTGAAGGGAGAGGCAGAGCCTAAGCAGAAGAAAG GTTGGTCAGAGTCGCTGCTAGAGTTTCGGGAAAAGATGAAAACTGAGCCAAAGAAACGTTGGAGATCTCTTGCACCGCTTCATCTGAAAAGCAAATCAGTTGCGCGGTTCTGCTTCTTTTCGAAACTAAAGTCGAACAACTATGGTCCAGGCCGTGCACCAGTCTATCTCAATGTTTATGACTTGACTCCTATTAACGGATATATCTATTGGGCAGGCCTCGGTATATTTCACTCTGGTGTAGAAG TTCATGGAGTAGAATATGCTTTTGGGGCACATGATTATGCAAACAGTGGTGTTTTTGAGGTCGAACCAAGGCAATGCCCAGGCTTCAAATTTAAGAAGTCGATATTCATTGGAACCACAAACCTGAATCCGGCACAAGTTAGAGAGTTCATGGAGAACATGGCTTGCAGTTACTATGGGAATATGTATCACTTGATCGTTAAGAACTGCAACCACTTCTGCCAGGACGCTTGCTACAAACTTACAGGCAAAAAGATCCCAAAATGGGTGAACCGGCTTGCGGAAATAG GTTCTGTGTGTAGTTGCATACTTCCTGAGTCGCTCAAGATCACAGCGGTTTGCCATGATCCAGACGAGCAAATCCcggaagaagaaaatgaaaagagaagTCTTACAAGCTCTTTCAGTTGCTTGTCTTCCATCTCCATGAGACAAAAACAGCTTTCGACGTCATCCTTATTCCTACAGTCACCTCTCAGAGGCTGCTTACCTCCATTTCAACTCAAACGATCAAAATCTAACAGCAGTTCCTTAAAAGAAAGGTAG
- the LOC108863612 gene encoding peroxisomal membrane protein 11A encodes MDPKNRDFLNHLETYLAKRDGVDKLLKISRYTTKIIIASSLLPESSGSLTHRLKSFESSVGLSRKAFRLGKFVQDINALRASSPSSPPDSSRLDLLLLPVIAYGGEGLYYFVEQFIWLAKSGLIDARHAKWLQKISAWAELVGYVGSVSLKVRDLRKIEGEIEMSREVGDEEKMKKLKEKKTLKVLSVLQDVADGLMTIADLRDGKGVLSAPSVISSAGLFSAVISTHKNWVSC; translated from the coding sequence ATGGATCCTAAAAACAGAGATTTCCTGAACCATCTGGAAACATACCTAGCCAAAAGAGACGGCGTAGACAAGCTCCTGAAGATCTCTCGCTACACAACCAAGATCATCATCGCCTCCTCCCTCCTCCCCGAATCATCCGGATCCCTAACTCACCGCCTCAAGAGCTTCGAATCGAGCGTCGGACTCAGCCGCAAAGCCTTCCGCCTCGGCAAATTCGTGCAAGACATCAACGCCCTCCGAGCCTCCTCCCCATCTTCTCCCCCCGACTCGAGCCGCCTcgacctcctcctcctcccggTGATCGCGTACGGAGGCGAAGGGCTGTACTACTTCGTCGAGCAGTTCATCTGGCTGGCGAAATCGGGGCTGATCGACGCGAGACACGCGAAATGGCTGCAGAAGATCAGCGCGTGGGCGGAGCTCGTCGGGTACGTTGGGAGCGTTTCGTTGAAGGTTAGGGATTTGAGGAAGATCGAGGGAGAGATCGAGATGTCTCGTGAAGTTGGAGATGAGGAGAAGATGAAAAAgctcaaggagaagaagacgTTGAAAGTTTTGTCGGTCTTGCAAGATGTTGCTGATGGGTTGATGACGATCGCAGATCTTAGGGATGGTAAGGGAGTGTTGTCGGCTCCGAGCGTGATCTCTTCGGCAGGTTTGTTCTCTGCCGTTATCAGTACTCACAAGAATTGGGTTTCTTGTTGA
- the LOC108859185 gene encoding transcription factor E2FC — MAATSKSGEDPSLSYTHPSPFNSFDLLQSLDPRHPPSSTNRTFSVSEPLPNAQSPQIQAQSYSPITHQFKNRNIPGETIDIAKVIVKQESPLENLKRGNKSKVTKLSKASVKREAQQLGGPNGSNNCRYDSSLGLLTKKFVNLIIEAEDGSLDLNHCADVLEVQKRRIYDITNVLEGIGLIEKTTKNHIRWKGADNLGHLELGDQISRLKLEVESLQSEESRLDDLIRERQTALRSLEEDECSRRYMFMTEEDITSLPRFQNKTLLAIKAPTASYIEVPDPDEVLSFPQRQYRMVIRSRMGPIDVYLLSKYKGENSRETNESDQNTPTGVDTPSLKIVTSDTDLKTDYWFESEAEVSLTHLWNTFTEN, encoded by the exons ATGGCGGCAACATCTAAATCCGGAGAAGATCCGAGTCTCTCTTATACTCACCCTTCTCCTTTCAACAGCTTCGACCTACTCCAATCTCTCGATCCACGTCACCCTCCCTCGTCTACGAATCGAACTTTCTCGGTCTCTGAGCCGCTTCCGAATGCACAATCGCCTCAAATTCAAGCTCAATCTTACTCCCCAATCACTCACCAATTC AAAAATAGAAACATACCTGGAGAAACCATAGACATAGCTAAAGTCATTGTGAAGCAAGAATCTCCTCTGGAGAATCTTAAGCGTGGAAACAAGTCAAAGGTTACTAAACTATCCAAAGCCTCCGTGAAGCGAG AAGCTCAACAACTTGGTGGACCTAATGGAAGTAATAACTGCCGTTACGATAGTTCTCTAG GGTTGTTGACAAAGAAATTCGTGAACTTGATCATAGAAGCCGAGGATGGCTCACTTGACCTTAACCATTGTGCGGATGTATTGGAG GTGCAGAAAAGAAGGATATATGATATTACAAATGTCCTTGAAGGAATTGGATTGATAGAGAAAACTACAAAGAACCATATCCGTTGGAA GGGTGCTGACAATCTTGGACATTTGGAACTGGGAGATCAAATTTCTAGGCTTAAG TTAGAAGTAGAAAGTTTGCAATCTGAGGAAAGCAGGTTGGATGACCTTATAAG GGAAAGACAAACAGCTCTGAGATCCTTGGAGGAAGATGAATGTAGTAGAAG GTACATGTTTATGACAGAGGAAGATATAACAAGCCTTCCACGCTTTCAG AACAAGACCCTCCTGGCGATTAAAGCTCCTACTGCTAGTTACATCGAAGTTCCAGATCCTGATGAG GTGTTGAGTTTCCCGCAAAGACAATACCGGATGGTGATTAGGAGTAGGATGGGACCTATTGATGTCTACCTTTTAAG CAAATACAAAGGCGAAAACAGTAGGGAAACAAATGAGTCCGATCAAAATACTCCAACTGGAGTGGACACTCCTTCCTTGAAAATAGTAACTTCAGATACTGAT TTAAAAACAGATTACTGGTTCGAGTCAGAGGCAGAAGTGAGTCTCACACATTTATGGAACACTTTTACTGAGAATTAA
- the LOC108860037 gene encoding desiccation-related protein PCC13-62-like, translating into MKATWEYPRNPLRSTEMRITEERRSLLVSIVMVLFFFNTRHLQVMSCPLEKTNCTDQDRKLLEFPLNLEYLEAEFFLFGALGFGLDKVAPNLTMGGPSPIGAQIANLDRLTRDIVLQFAWQEVGHLRAIKKTVRGFARPLLDLSKKSFAKVMDDAFGRKFVPPFDPYANSYNYLIASYLVPYVGLTGYVGANPKLKCPASRKLVAGLLGVESGQDAVIRTMLYAKAKHIVHPYGVSVAAFTDRISDLRNKLGKMGVKDEGLVVHKAMGAEGQVAGNVLAGDEMSLAFDRTPEEILRIVYGSGDERTPGGFYPKGADGEIAKSYLD; encoded by the exons ATGAAAGCAACGTGGGAGTATCCGCGAAATCCTCTCCGGAGTACCG AAATGAGAATCAcagaagagagaagaagcttGTTGGTTTCAATAGTGATGGTGTTGTTCTTCTTCAACACTCGTCATCTTCAGGTTATGAGTTGCCCCTTGGAAAAGACGAACTGTACCGATCAAGACAGAAAATTATTGGAGTTTCCGTTGAATTTGGAGTATCTTGAAGCTGAGTTTTTCTTGTTCGGAGCATTAGGGTTTGGTCTTGATAAAGTCGCACCAAATTTAACGATGGGAGGGCCAAGTCCTATTGGAGCTCAGATAGCTAATCTCGATCGTTTGACAAGAGATATTGTTTTGCAATTTGCTTGGCAAGAGGTTGGCCACTTGAG GGCAATCAAGAAAACGGTGAGAGGATTTGCACGGCCACTTCTTGATTTAAGTAAAAAATCATTTGCGAAAGTGATGGATGATGCATTCGGACGAAAATTTGTGCCACCATTTGATCCTTATGCCAACTCTTACAATTACCTCATTGCTTCATATTTGGTCCCTTATGTTGGTCTCACCGGCTACGTTGGCGCAAACCCGAAACTGAAATGTCCCGCGTCAAGGAAG TTAGTAGCCGGACTTTTGGGAGTAGAATCAGGCCAGGACGCGGTGATAAGAACAATGTTATATGCAAAGGCCAAACACATAGTCCATCCTTATGGTGTCTCTGTTGCAGCTTTTACGGATAGGATCTCGGATCTGAGGAACAAATTGGGGAAAATGGGTGTGAAAGATGAGGGGTTGGTTGTGCATAAAGCCATGGGTGCTGAGGGACAAGTGGCTGGAAATGTATTGGCGGGTGACGAGATGTCGCTTGCGTTTGATCGCACTCCGGAGGAAATTCTACGGATTGTGTATGGAAGTGGAGATGAACGTACCCCTGGTGGATTTTACCCTAAAGGAGCTGATGGAGAAATTGCTAAATCTTATTTGGATTAA